A single window of uncultured Methanospirillum sp. DNA harbors:
- a CDS encoding GTP-binding protein, with protein MRLITVAGPPSSGKTSVIIKSIVALDLPEGSVGVVKFDSLTSFDHQRYNEHHIPNQTTFSGKICPDHHFVSNVEGAVEWGMKKKFSILVTESAGLCNRCSPHVNGILSICVIDNLSGVNTPRKIGPMLKYADIIVVTKGDIVSQAEREVFAFNIREVNAQAIVLFVNGITGQGAFILSRYWQDALDIQTLRERKIRFTMPAAICSYCTGETLIGERYQMGMVKRMVFDDA; from the coding sequence ATGAGACTAATTACCGTAGCAGGCCCTCCATCTTCAGGAAAAACCTCTGTTATTATAAAGAGTATAGTCGCCCTTGATCTTCCTGAAGGGAGCGTAGGGGTTGTAAAATTTGATTCACTTACCTCATTTGACCACCAGCGATATAACGAACACCATATACCAAATCAGACCACATTTTCAGGAAAGATCTGTCCTGATCATCATTTTGTCAGTAATGTAGAAGGGGCGGTAGAATGGGGAATGAAGAAGAAGTTTTCAATCCTCGTTACTGAAAGTGCTGGCCTTTGTAATCGATGCTCACCACATGTGAACGGTATCTTATCGATATGCGTGATCGATAACCTTTCGGGCGTAAACACACCGAGAAAGATAGGCCCAATGCTGAAATATGCAGATATTATCGTTGTCACCAAAGGTGACATTGTCTCTCAGGCTGAACGCGAGGTATTTGCCTTCAATATCCGTGAAGTCAATGCTCAGGCGATTGTATTATTTGTAAACGGGATTACCGGACAGGGAGCCTTTATTCTCTCACGGTATTGGCAGGATGCACTTGATATTCAAACACTTCGTGAACGAAAGATCAGATTTACCATGCCTGCCGCAATCTGTTCGTACTGTACCGGCGAGACCCTTATCGGCGAGAGATACCAGATGGGAATGGTAAAAAGGATGGTGTTTGACGACGCATGA
- a CDS encoding ATP-binding cassette domain-containing protein, which produces MTDHDIETEISTVPIGDILRRYPLAVDYLANIRLEHVDETKTLPDILTDVDEDILSEFGLDRAEVISHFCSFLEAFSSKEDPIEAITSITILGGRNKEGKPEMIELTVTPGEVVSIVGPTGAGKSRLLEDIECLAQRDTPTKRQILINGLVPDFTKRFTTGGKLVAQLSQNMNFVMDLTVQEFLEMHAKSRMITGSADIVQNCFMIANSLAGEKFTLDTKVTQLSGGQSRSLMIADTALLSSSPIILIDELENAGIDRREAIKLLVGNEKIVLMSTHDPLLALRADKRIVIKNGGIAKIIETAADEGVTLQKIEAIDSVLLDIRNQLRGGGIVANESIPKFMEN; this is translated from the coding sequence ATGACCGACCACGATATTGAGACTGAGATATCTACAGTACCGATTGGAGATATCCTGCGCAGGTATCCTCTGGCTGTTGATTACCTTGCCAACATCAGACTTGAACATGTTGATGAGACCAAAACTCTTCCAGATATTTTAACAGATGTGGATGAGGACATACTCTCTGAATTCGGGTTAGATCGGGCCGAGGTCATCTCTCACTTTTGTTCGTTTCTTGAAGCCTTTTCAAGCAAAGAAGATCCAATTGAGGCAATAACCTCCATTACAATCCTTGGTGGACGTAACAAAGAGGGAAAACCAGAGATGATTGAGTTGACCGTCACACCCGGTGAGGTTGTAAGTATTGTAGGCCCTACAGGTGCAGGAAAAAGCAGGTTACTTGAGGATATAGAATGTCTCGCCCAGAGAGATACTCCAACCAAAAGGCAGATCCTCATTAACGGTTTGGTTCCTGATTTCACAAAGAGGTTTACTACAGGAGGGAAATTGGTTGCCCAACTTTCGCAGAACATGAACTTTGTCATGGATTTGACAGTTCAGGAGTTTTTAGAGATGCATGCCAAAAGCCGGATGATTACCGGATCGGCAGATATCGTACAGAACTGTTTTATGATCGCCAATTCCCTGGCAGGAGAGAAGTTTACATTAGATACGAAAGTTACCCAGTTATCTGGTGGCCAGTCCCGATCGCTGATGATCGCCGATACCGCTCTGTTGAGTTCTTCACCGATTATCCTTATTGACGAACTTGAGAATGCGGGAATTGACAGGCGGGAGGCTATCAAACTCCTCGTAGGAAACGAAAAGATTGTTCTGATGTCGACACACGATCCGTTACTAGCCCTCCGTGCAGATAAACGGATTGTCATAAAAAACGGCGGCATCGCAAAAATTATTGAAACTGCAGCAGATGAGGGAGTTACACTCCAGAAGATTGAAGCAATTGATTCTGTCCTCCTTGACATCCGTAATCAGCTCAGGGGAGGAGGGATAGTCGCAAATGAAAGCATTCCGAAATTTATGGAGAATTAA
- a CDS encoding DUF364 domain-containing protein, translated as MWELYDALIEGIPDDIIVDELIVGGGATLIEANGGIGLANFRDYYSHRASTLTGNLIGMSLKKVASCVKSWNFREAAVGHAALNAYYNHPEIAKKAGIEIAASKNVNDQLKTRLKDPFIKYQNLVKDKKVCVVGYSRLLDELFAPVCDLSVIEWDAPLRCYSDSGYPFSACEFLLPECDYAFLTCSAIPEKNMPRLLELSENATGIIITGMATTLSSVFFDYGVTDIAGFIVTDPERVKLIHKGAENGYCLCQAPEAITRVEYLKP; from the coding sequence ATGTGGGAATTATATGATGCATTGATTGAAGGAATCCCTGACGATATTATTGTTGACGAACTCATTGTTGGTGGAGGTGCAACATTAATTGAAGCAAATGGTGGCATAGGCCTTGCAAACTTCCGTGATTACTATAGTCATCGTGCCTCTACGTTAACTGGAAACCTGATAGGTATGTCACTTAAGAAAGTGGCATCATGCGTGAAATCATGGAATTTTCGTGAGGCAGCAGTAGGTCATGCTGCACTCAACGCATATTACAACCATCCTGAAATTGCAAAAAAAGCAGGAATTGAGATTGCAGCCTCAAAGAATGTCAATGATCAACTCAAGACCCGTCTGAAAGATCCCTTCATTAAATATCAGAACCTTGTAAAGGATAAAAAAGTCTGTGTTGTAGGATATTCACGACTACTTGATGAACTGTTTGCTCCGGTATGCGACCTGAGTGTCATTGAATGGGATGCTCCACTGAGATGTTATTCTGATTCAGGATACCCATTCTCTGCCTGTGAATTTTTACTCCCTGAATGTGACTATGCATTTCTGACCTGCTCGGCCATTCCTGAAAAGAATATGCCACGTCTCCTGGAACTTTCAGAGAATGCTACCGGGATAATTATCACGGGTATGGCTACGACCCTGTCTTCGGTATTCTTTGATTACGGAGTCACAGATATTGCCGGATTTATCGTAACAGACCCCGAAAGAGTAAAATTGATTCATAAGGGAGCTGAAAACGGATATTGTCTCTGTCAGGCTCCAGAAGCAATCACAAGGGTAGAGTACCTGAAACCTTAA
- a CDS encoding ABC transporter substrate-binding protein — protein sequence MVNKWSYALLVGLLLCIAVTPSVFADNTRTITDMTGRTVVVPSDIKNVLCDWMQTVVVVYGVAPDKLEAWPSAMAQSNDTKEFFPEKYGLLPIVPGWKGGNGEGGNYETFISKKPDVVIVSYYPKTSGDTTALSLVSERQEKLAPIPVVALSDTMNITNSPALIQFMGDLLGEQDQAKDMIGFYNRVVDTVTQKVASIPEDKRVKVYYCIDKDGLSTSGRLYSDLIELCGGINVATYGNLSEAGLSAGSVPKVSVEQVLTWNPDVIFAEDQSFCSKVVTDPAWMDINAVKNGRVYHVPKTGFSWFCCPPGINRIIGIPWAAKMMYPDLFMDMDLEELIKEFHTVFYHKSLSDDQVLKILNS from the coding sequence ATGGTAAATAAATGGTCTTATGCTCTCCTGGTTGGTCTACTACTATGTATAGCAGTAACTCCCAGCGTATTTGCAGATAATACCCGGACTATCACTGATATGACAGGCCGGACGGTTGTTGTCCCATCGGACATTAAAAATGTCCTGTGTGACTGGATGCAGACGGTTGTCGTCGTTTATGGGGTTGCTCCAGATAAGCTTGAAGCCTGGCCTTCAGCCATGGCACAATCAAATGATACAAAAGAATTTTTCCCTGAAAAATATGGATTACTCCCGATTGTTCCCGGATGGAAAGGAGGAAATGGAGAAGGTGGCAACTATGAAACCTTCATCTCAAAGAAACCTGATGTTGTGATTGTAAGTTATTATCCAAAGACTTCAGGCGATACAACAGCACTCTCTCTTGTGTCAGAACGACAGGAAAAATTGGCACCAATCCCCGTTGTCGCACTTTCAGACACCATGAACATTACGAACTCCCCTGCTCTTATTCAATTTATGGGAGATCTTCTTGGCGAGCAGGATCAGGCCAAGGACATGATCGGGTTCTATAATCGTGTTGTTGATACGGTAACACAGAAAGTTGCGTCTATTCCTGAAGATAAGAGAGTAAAAGTCTACTACTGTATTGACAAAGATGGTCTTAGTACATCAGGCAGGTTGTATTCGGACCTTATTGAACTATGTGGTGGTATCAACGTTGCAACATACGGAAACCTGAGCGAGGCTGGGCTTTCTGCGGGTTCTGTCCCCAAGGTTTCAGTGGAACAGGTCTTAACATGGAATCCTGATGTTATCTTTGCTGAAGACCAAAGTTTCTGTTCCAAAGTAGTGACAGATCCGGCATGGATGGATATAAATGCAGTTAAGAATGGAAGAGTATATCATGTTCCAAAGACTGGTTTTTCATGGTTCTGTTGTCCGCCAGGAATTAATAGGATCATAGGCATACCCTGGGCTGCGAAAATGATGTACCCTGACCTCTTTATGGACATGGATCTAGAGGAGCTGATCAAAGAGTTCCATACGGTCTTCTATCACAAATCGCTCTCTGATGATCAAGTTCTGAAAATCCTCAATTCATGA
- a CDS encoding iron ABC transporter permease — MPPHNILKRFTIPTEIGLIILSPFILAIVSLFIGQYALDPVTVFTILFSPITHADQTWSEAQANVIFNIRIPRIIGAFLIGGGLSVAGAVYQSLFRNPMVSPDILGVSSGSGFGAAIAILCSLPILMIEASAFVFGLVSVVFAVTLSKIYKGESILVLVLSGIIMGSLFTSLISLIKYVADPTSKLPAITYWLMGSLSAVSMPDILLAIPFILPGALYCMVIGWRLNAFSLGDEEAGTLGIDTTRLKYILILISTLITAFSVCICGIIGWIGLVIPHLGRMLVGPDNARLIPVSFFLGAAYLILIDNIARNATSAEIPLGILTAIVGVPFFAYIMAKRDVGWT; from the coding sequence GTGCCCCCGCACAACATACTAAAACGTTTCACCATCCCTACAGAAATTGGACTTATTATTCTATCTCCCTTTATTCTCGCCATAGTATCACTCTTCATCGGGCAGTACGCTCTTGATCCGGTTACGGTGTTCACGATTCTCTTCTCTCCAATCACTCATGCAGACCAGACCTGGTCAGAGGCTCAGGCAAATGTAATCTTCAACATAAGAATTCCACGAATTATCGGTGCATTTCTCATCGGGGGAGGACTATCAGTAGCCGGGGCAGTATATCAAAGTCTTTTTCGTAACCCGATGGTATCTCCGGATATTCTGGGTGTATCTTCCGGATCGGGCTTTGGAGCTGCAATTGCTATTCTTTGTTCCCTTCCAATCCTGATGATCGAGGCATCTGCGTTTGTTTTTGGTCTTGTTTCAGTTGTTTTTGCAGTTACCCTCTCCAAGATCTACAAGGGAGAATCGATTCTGGTTCTTGTTTTATCAGGAATAATTATGGGTTCTCTCTTCACGTCTCTCATCTCTCTTATCAAGTACGTTGCTGACCCGACCTCCAAACTGCCAGCCATCACATACTGGCTGATGGGGTCACTCAGTGCAGTATCAATGCCAGATATTCTTCTGGCTATTCCGTTTATCCTTCCCGGGGCTCTCTATTGTATGGTAATCGGCTGGCGTCTGAACGCATTCTCCTTAGGTGATGAAGAGGCAGGTACTCTGGGAATTGATACAACAAGACTGAAATATATCCTTATTCTTATTTCAACATTGATAACAGCATTTAGCGTTTGTATCTGTGGAATAATAGGATGGATTGGACTTGTGATCCCTCACCTGGGCCGAATGCTTGTAGGTCCGGACAATGCCAGGTTAATACCTGTCTCTTTCTTTCTTGGAGCAGCATATCTGATCCTTATCGATAATATTGCCAGGAATGCAACAAGTGCCGAGATTCCACTCGGCATCCTTACGGCGATAGTCGGGGTTCCATTTTTTGCATATATTATGGCAAAACGCGACGTCGGGTGGACATAA
- a CDS encoding ABC transporter ATP-binding protein has translation MFTISDAGYGYNAQQEIFHNVSFSLEKGEILCILGPNGIGKSTLLKCCARILPLRSGTITLHGRDLEQWDRVERAKMIGYVPQAHTIVFPFSVFQLVLLGRTPHVSAYSRPGKRDKEIAVEALKSVGIEHLMDTPVNRISGGECQLAMIARALAQEPSLLVLDEPTNHLDFGNQVRILHILDKLAHERTISIIMSTHYPDHTFLLSCRVGIMQNGVVTQVGQAEEVVTEHSLEETYNITIGVHFIDKAKRNVCVPSYP, from the coding sequence ATGTTTACGATTTCAGATGCAGGCTACGGGTATAATGCACAGCAGGAAATTTTTCACAATGTCTCCTTCTCTCTTGAAAAAGGAGAAATTCTCTGCATTCTTGGGCCGAACGGGATTGGTAAATCGACATTACTCAAGTGTTGTGCACGAATTCTTCCTCTCAGATCGGGAACAATAACATTACATGGAAGAGACCTTGAACAATGGGACAGGGTGGAACGTGCAAAAATGATCGGCTATGTTCCACAGGCCCACACAATTGTCTTTCCATTCAGTGTGTTTCAACTGGTCCTTCTCGGCAGAACACCCCATGTTTCCGCATACTCACGTCCGGGTAAAAGGGATAAGGAGATTGCGGTTGAGGCTCTGAAGAGTGTTGGCATTGAACACCTCATGGATACACCGGTTAACCGAATCAGTGGAGGGGAATGTCAACTTGCTATGATCGCCCGTGCTCTAGCGCAGGAACCTTCACTCCTTGTTCTTGATGAACCAACAAACCATTTGGATTTTGGAAACCAGGTACGTATTCTTCATATTTTGGATAAACTTGCTCATGAGAGGACAATCTCCATAATTATGTCTACCCATTACCCAGATCATACTTTTCTGCTCTCATGCAGGGTCGGTATTATGCAGAACGGAGTTGTCACCCAGGTTGGACAGGCAGAAGAAGTGGTAACCGAACACTCACTTGAGGAGACATATAACATAACAATAGGCGTACATTTCATAGATAAAGCAAAACGGAACGTCTGTGTCCCTTCGTATCCCTAA
- a CDS encoding DUF364 domain-containing protein, which translates to MIDQESRDGENPLSSSVSDETLYTSGSILEETKTRLIERYGSGLSDLTLERVVIGIFYTGVKLSNGASGICFTPIKDIPESVCCPSSAKAMPRAGRLKGMHVTDTFEYLTQHAPIKRAIAIATLNALSEGIWQANPQEGAGFYKIREGDDIFADIHLETVKKAVVVGALIPVIKHLKEHTIPYRIAELDIRTLKSEELPFFVSQEDFPIEVSTADLVIISGTTLINDTLESILKLCSPSAYIIIIGPTATMLPESFFSRNISMLAGNRVVDPDEILDVLVEGGSGYHFYGHSSMKVIIQRQ; encoded by the coding sequence ATGATTGATCAAGAATCCAGGGATGGGGAGAACCCTCTCTCTTCATCAGTATCAGATGAGACCCTGTACACATCAGGCTCTATTTTGGAAGAGACAAAAACGCGACTAATTGAGAGGTACGGAAGTGGCCTCTCTGATCTGACTCTCGAACGAGTTGTTATCGGTATATTCTATACCGGGGTAAAACTCTCAAACGGTGCTTCTGGGATATGTTTCACCCCGATAAAGGATATTCCTGAATCAGTCTGTTGTCCTTCATCAGCAAAGGCAATGCCACGTGCAGGCAGGCTCAAGGGCATGCATGTGACTGATACCTTTGAGTACCTTACACAGCATGCACCGATCAAGCGTGCAATTGCCATTGCTACCCTGAATGCCCTGTCTGAAGGTATCTGGCAGGCAAATCCTCAAGAAGGTGCCGGTTTTTATAAGATTCGCGAAGGGGATGATATCTTTGCTGATATACACCTCGAGACTGTCAAAAAAGCAGTTGTTGTTGGCGCCCTCATCCCTGTTATCAAACATCTGAAAGAACATACCATCCCGTACAGAATCGCTGAACTGGATATCAGAACCCTGAAATCAGAAGAGTTGCCTTTCTTTGTAAGTCAGGAGGATTTTCCGATTGAGGTGTCAACCGCTGATCTGGTGATCATATCCGGGACAACACTCATTAACGATACACTTGAGAGTATCCTCAAATTGTGCAGTCCCAGTGCATATATCATCATCATTGGTCCGACTGCTACCATGCTCCCTGAGAGTTTTTTTTCAAGGAACATCTCGATGCTTGCTGGTAATCGCGTTGTTGATCCTGATGAGATACTTGATGTTTTAGTTGAAGGCGGATCTGGGTATCACTTTTATGGCCATTCATCAATGAAAGTAATAATCCAGAGACAATAA
- a CDS encoding methyltransferase dimerization domain-containing protein, with the protein MIPSSFLLSTLHFPEGYKSLDQITSGYKRHMILISALKIGLFNHLEKTGGSTREELVTSLPLCGMLSRSYLNALSSMNLLVSKGDVYQNTPTATDFLVSTSPYYQGDIISGASMAGSRWDLLTETIQSSDGIVPSAGPGPSPQFLNMIAQNSVRGEAQSLIRWIADLPGFSSWERMLDIGGGHGLISIGLCQMNPGLHATILDQPHIMGLTQSWISRFGMEKQIVGKPGDIRTESYQPEYDLILISHLLYKFRTDLDEIFRLVSTGMKPGGVLVLNHWFCSSGCKSIQDPILDLEMSLQSAGHPLCHPEAFEELFQKYGMSCIKTGSIQTAFGPSQLHAAKKL; encoded by the coding sequence GTGATTCCGTCATCTTTTTTATTATCTACTCTTCATTTTCCTGAAGGATATAAATCGCTAGATCAGATAACATCAGGATACAAACGACATATGATCCTGATAAGTGCATTAAAGATCGGGCTTTTTAATCATCTGGAGAAGACTGGTGGATCAACAAGGGAAGAACTTGTTACATCCCTTCCTCTCTGTGGAATGCTCAGTCGAAGTTACCTGAATGCACTCTCGTCAATGAATCTTCTTGTTTCCAAGGGAGATGTGTATCAAAACACTCCTACTGCTACTGATTTTCTGGTTTCAACCAGTCCGTATTACCAGGGTGACATCATATCAGGTGCATCAATGGCCGGATCGCGATGGGATCTCCTGACTGAAACGATTCAAAGTAGTGATGGAATTGTTCCCTCTGCAGGTCCCGGACCTTCCCCGCAGTTTTTGAATATGATCGCCCAGAACTCTGTCAGGGGAGAGGCACAAAGTCTGATCAGATGGATCGCAGATCTTCCTGGGTTTTCATCATGGGAAAGGATGCTTGATATCGGTGGAGGACATGGGTTGATCAGTATCGGACTCTGTCAGATGAATCCCGGACTGCATGCTACCATCCTGGATCAGCCTCATATCATGGGATTAACTCAGTCATGGATCTCACGGTTCGGTATGGAAAAGCAGATTGTTGGGAAACCCGGTGATATCAGAACTGAATCGTACCAGCCTGAGTATGATCTCATTCTTATCTCTCATCTGCTGTACAAGTTCAGAACAGATCTTGACGAGATATTCAGGCTTGTAAGCACGGGTATGAAACCCGGAGGTGTTCTGGTCTTAAATCATTGGTTCTGTTCTTCTGGATGCAAATCTATTCAGGATCCGATCCTGGATCTTGAGATGTCCCTTCAGAGTGCCGGTCATCCTCTCTGTCATCCTGAAGCATTTGAGGAGTTATTTCAAAAATACGGGATGAGTTGCATTAAAACCGGATCCATTCAGACCGCTTTCGGACCATCACAACTACATGCTGCAAAGAAACTATAA
- a CDS encoding ABC transporter substrate-binding protein gives MAPAIADTAGTHTVTDMSGSEIVVPNDIQKILIACQGGVAQEIVILGDPKSVVGMSSMNLFPTFVKMFPELKTLPDAGSFDDLNMETILKLKPDVVVNSVTAKKGNPKITENGIPVFQALTGKATADTIYNEFRAFGGLLHNEKKAEELISYWDEKKQFINDRLKSIPDDKRKTVFYASNKDLGTDTSWGVSYVSTSGGKNVAKDLGDAKVNPEKLAEWNPDVIIVQGSTDGKYPDKDIINNPQLSGLSAIKNGQVFNVPNGGFWWCRPSPESPLGFLWLAKTLYPDVFADVNMKDEMKTFFKKFYRYDLSDEDADAILSVNK, from the coding sequence ATGGCTCCGGCCATTGCCGACACTGCAGGGACCCACACTGTCACAGATATGAGTGGCAGTGAAATTGTTGTCCCTAATGACATTCAAAAAATTCTGATTGCATGTCAGGGAGGAGTAGCCCAGGAGATCGTGATATTGGGAGATCCAAAAAGTGTTGTGGGCATGTCATCGATGAACCTTTTCCCGACATTTGTAAAGATGTTCCCAGAACTCAAAACTCTCCCTGATGCAGGAAGTTTCGATGACCTGAATATGGAGACGATCCTCAAACTCAAGCCTGATGTGGTTGTCAATAGTGTAACTGCAAAGAAAGGCAATCCCAAGATCACAGAGAATGGTATTCCGGTGTTCCAGGCCCTGACCGGAAAGGCAACGGCTGATACGATATACAATGAGTTCAGAGCTTTTGGTGGTCTTCTTCATAACGAGAAAAAAGCAGAAGAACTGATCTCCTACTGGGATGAGAAGAAGCAGTTCATCAATGACAGGCTGAAATCAATTCCTGACGATAAGCGGAAAACTGTCTTTTATGCATCAAACAAGGATCTCGGTACTGACACCAGCTGGGGTGTCTCCTATGTCAGTACATCTGGAGGTAAAAATGTTGCAAAAGATCTTGGTGATGCAAAAGTTAACCCTGAAAAACTTGCAGAATGGAATCCTGATGTCATCATCGTGCAGGGAAGTACAGATGGAAAGTACCCGGACAAGGACATCATAAACAACCCACAGTTATCAGGCTTATCAGCCATAAAAAATGGACAGGTATTTAATGTGCCAAACGGCGGTTTCTGGTGGTGTCGTCCATCCCCTGAGAGCCCACTTGGATTCCTCTGGCTTGCAAAGACCCTTTATCCGGATGTCTTTGCAGATGTGAATATGAAAGACGAGATGAAGACATTCTTCAAGAAGTTCTATCGGTACGATCTTTCAGATGAAGATGCAGATGCAATCCTCTCTGTGAACAAATAG
- a CDS encoding ABC transporter substrate-binding protein yields MGEKTVAVPSDVQRLIITCYGGATQEVAVMGGKDTIVAQPPQKFPVFIKMYPDLAKVPNVGSFDELNMESIMKMNPDVVINSVTASKGNSKLEENSIPVIQVYTGKATLDNIYNEFRMVGNLLNSPEKAEKLIAYWDKEKALLNERISTIPDGEKKRVYYMLGGPLHTNGDKWWGHSFVTIAGGKNVADGIGDVRDINAEQLSQWDPDVIIVSANEGSYVSDEAIAQNPQLAGLKAVKNGSVYHIPIGGFWWDRPSPESPLGFLWLAKTLYPDKFADIDMAKETKDFFKEFYGYSLSDDEVKEILAAKDPSA; encoded by the coding sequence ATGGGTGAAAAAACAGTTGCTGTTCCATCTGATGTACAGCGACTGATCATCACCTGCTATGGTGGAGCAACTCAGGAAGTTGCTGTGATGGGAGGGAAGGATACGATCGTTGCACAACCCCCTCAGAAATTTCCGGTTTTTATCAAGATGTACCCGGACCTTGCCAAGGTTCCTAATGTCGGTTCATTTGATGAACTGAACATGGAGTCTATCATGAAGATGAATCCTGATGTTGTCATCAACAGTGTAACTGCATCAAAGGGCAACTCAAAACTTGAGGAAAATTCTATTCCTGTAATTCAGGTATATACCGGAAAAGCAACCCTTGACAACATTTACAACGAATTCAGAATGGTTGGAAACCTCCTGAATTCTCCAGAAAAGGCTGAAAAACTCATAGCCTACTGGGACAAAGAGAAAGCACTTCTGAACGAAAGGATCAGCACGATACCGGATGGTGAGAAGAAACGTGTCTACTACATGCTTGGTGGCCCACTCCATACAAATGGAGATAAATGGTGGGGTCATTCATTCGTTACGATAGCAGGTGGAAAAAATGTTGCAGATGGTATTGGTGATGTTCGTGATATCAATGCAGAACAACTCTCTCAATGGGACCCCGATGTTATCATAGTAAGTGCGAATGAAGGTTCATACGTGAGTGATGAGGCTATTGCCCAGAATCCTCAGTTGGCAGGATTAAAGGCAGTGAAAAATGGTTCCGTCTACCATATCCCGATCGGTGGTTTCTGGTGGGACAGGCCTTCTCCTGAGAGCCCTCTTGGTTTCCTGTGGCTTGCGAAAACATTGTATCCTGATAAATTTGCTGATATTGATATGGCAAAAGAGACCAAAGACTTCTTTAAGGAGTTCTATGGATATTCGCTCTCTGATGATGAGGTAAAAGAGATCCTGGCTGCAAAAGATCCATCAGCATAG
- a CDS encoding ABC transporter substrate-binding protein produces the protein MRIIESIVKGPSRRMSLRCLICLVTIIAIVSISGCYAADTGSGSTKTITDMDGRTLTIPSTLNHVLTTYPPTSNLVYMLAPEKLLGWQTSASTKKYMKDEYKNLPVVGGWYGGLTGNYETFMSMNPDAIFEGFTRTGNYQETIDERQKNLNPFSLIEVADSTDVNNYTPSVKFMGEILGGDAKTKAEELNTFYTSIYNTVKDKAQSIPQDKRKKVYYAEGVDGLKTEPDNSHVQLINLCGGINVASKVAVKGGMGETPVNIEDVILWNPDVIIVREPKFYSEIYSDPNWQKIKAVQEKQVYLAPSDPLGWFDRPPCVNTVIGIPWVAKVLYPDEFKEIDITSLTKEFYSKFYHYDLTDSDVKDIMTESGLQSY, from the coding sequence ATGAGAATAATTGAATCTATTGTCAAAGGGCCATCCCGAAGGATGAGTTTACGTTGTCTGATCTGCCTGGTTACTATTATTGCGATCGTTAGTATCTCTGGTTGTTATGCAGCAGATACAGGATCAGGTAGTACAAAAACGATCACAGATATGGACGGGAGAACACTGACAATTCCGAGTACTCTCAACCACGTACTGACAACCTATCCCCCAACAAGCAACCTTGTATACATGCTTGCTCCTGAAAAACTGTTGGGATGGCAGACAAGTGCCAGTACTAAAAAATACATGAAAGATGAGTACAAAAATCTCCCGGTAGTCGGCGGATGGTATGGGGGCTTGACTGGAAACTATGAGACCTTTATGTCCATGAATCCTGATGCCATATTTGAAGGATTTACCCGAACAGGAAATTATCAGGAGACGATTGATGAGCGACAGAAGAACCTCAACCCCTTTTCACTGATTGAGGTTGCTGATAGCACTGATGTCAACAATTATACACCATCAGTAAAATTCATGGGAGAGATACTTGGAGGAGATGCCAAGACAAAGGCAGAGGAACTTAATACGTTCTACACTTCTATCTACAACACGGTTAAGGATAAAGCACAGAGCATCCCCCAGGATAAGAGGAAGAAGGTCTACTATGCCGAGGGTGTTGACGGTCTGAAGACCGAACCAGACAACTCACATGTTCAGCTCATCAATCTCTGTGGTGGAATTAATGTCGCCTCTAAGGTTGCAGTAAAGGGCGGAATGGGAGAAACTCCGGTAAATATCGAGGATGTCATCTTATGGAACCCGGACGTGATTATCGTCAGAGAACCAAAATTCTACAGTGAAATATACTCTGATCCAAACTGGCAGAAGATAAAAGCAGTTCAGGAGAAACAGGTATATCTCGCTCCAAGTGATCCATTAGGCTGGTTTGATCGTCCTCCATGCGTCAACACGGTTATCGGTATTCCATGGGTTGCTAAAGTACTCTATCCGGATGAATTCAAGGAGATTGACATTACGTCCCTCACCAAAGAGTTTTACTCAAAGTTCTATCACTATGACCTGACAGATAGTGATGTAAAGGACATAATGACAGAATCTGGACTGCAGTCTTACTAA